In a genomic window of Candidatus Beckwithbacteria bacterium:
- a CDS encoding endonuclease/exonuclease/phosphatase family protein, whose amino-acid sequence MSLKLISLNIEARKHFQLVIPFLKKAEADIVCLQEVFQKDVAYLETALSLKAAFVPLWYLSEQENYHSGNLQKEVWGMAILSRLSLTNTQHQYYFGQAKPLLTYTGPGSSGRALLWTTVTKNHQSFTVANAHFTWAKPETADQIQAKPLQKLLDILKTIPEFVLCGDFNAPRGQKTWTTLASLYHDSLPLNITTTIDPQLHQAGPLQLVVDGLFSSPQYLVKNIYLQTGLSDHQAIIAEITKL is encoded by the coding sequence TAAATATCGAGGCCAGAAAACACTTTCAACTGGTTATCCCCTTTTTAAAAAAGGCCGAAGCGGACATTGTTTGTCTTCAAGAAGTTTTCCAAAAAGACGTCGCGTATCTGGAAACAGCGCTTAGCCTCAAAGCCGCCTTTGTCCCCCTCTGGTATCTTAGCGAACAAGAAAATTATCACTCCGGTAACCTGCAAAAAGAAGTCTGGGGCATGGCAATTCTCTCCCGTTTATCCCTAACCAACACCCAGCATCAATATTATTTCGGCCAAGCCAAGCCCCTTCTGACTTATACCGGCCCCGGCTCTTCCGGACGCGCCCTGCTTTGGACCACTGTTACCAAAAACCACCAATCGTTTACTGTTGCCAACGCTCATTTTACTTGGGCCAAACCGGAAACCGCCGACCAAATTCAGGCAAAACCACTGCAAAAACTTCTAGACATTCTTAAAACTATTCCCGAATTTGTGCTTTGTGGTGACTTTAACGCCCCCCGCGGCCAAAAAACTTGGACCACCCTGGCCTCTTTATATCATGATAGTCTTCCCCTCAATATCACCACGACTATTGATCCCCAACTCCACCAGGCCGGCCCGCTCCAATTAGTGGTTGATGGCCTGTTTTCTAGTCCCCAATACCTGGTTAAAAATATTTATCTCCAAACCGGACTTTCCGACCACCAGGCCATCATTGCCGAAATTACCAAGCTCTAA
- a CDS encoding GNAT family N-acetyltransferase: MSVGLFQTKEYGEIFAKNFCDPKNIIDGIWEIYEDKLVLLGMKPVLPHFAEASRGEGGQEVTDYAKTDIKQLPTGYKKIQLDYVREDSETYTHFAKSFARVTKQEVSPYIELPSSWEEYLGGLERKYRKELKRKFKRLGETEYQVVTEKNIDEFVRLHRLSDPAKNKFMSEPMAKFFKDVVEAKIPGWKVSLNFLKIEDKYAAGIMSFENQDEWWLYNSGYGPEFSFYSVGLLLKALSIKQAIEAGKKKYDFLRGSERYKYELGGKNLQLYKIEIEL; encoded by the coding sequence GGGCTGTTTCAGACAAAAGAATATGGCGAAATTTTCGCCAAGAATTTTTGTGATCCAAAAAATATTATTGATGGGATTTGGGAAATTTATGAGGATAAATTGGTTTTGTTGGGGATGAAGCCGGTGTTACCCCACTTCGCCGAGGCTTCGCGGGGCGAGGGTGGTCAGGAAGTAACTGATTATGCGAAAACGGATATTAAACAGTTACCGACGGGGTATAAAAAAATTCAGTTGGATTATGTGAGGGAGGATAGTGAAACATACACCCACTTCGCTAAAAGCTTCGCTAGGGTCACGAAGCAGGAGGTTTCTCCCTATATTGAGTTACCGAGTTCTTGGGAAGAGTATTTGGGCGGATTGGAAAGAAAATATCGAAAAGAATTAAAGAGAAAATTTAAACGCCTAGGGGAAACAGAATATCAGGTGGTGACCGAGAAAAATATAGATGAATTTGTCCGGTTGCACCGTTTGTCTGATCCGGCGAAAAATAAGTTTATGAGTGAGCCAATGGCAAAGTTTTTTAAAGATGTGGTTGAGGCAAAAATTCCGGGTTGGAAGGTGTCTTTAAACTTTTTAAAGATAGAAGATAAATATGCCGCCGGAATAATGAGCTTTGAGAATCAAGACGAGTGGTGGTTGTATAACTCCGGTTATGGCCCGGAATTTAGTTTTTACAGTGTGGGGTTATTGTTAAAAGCCCTGAGTATTAAACAGGCGATTGAGGCGGGTAAGAAAAAATATGATTTTTTGCGCGGCAGCGAGCGGTATAAATACGAGTTGGGAGGGAAAAATTTACAGTTATACAAGATAGAAATAGAGCTTTAG